The following proteins come from a genomic window of Blastococcus sp. HT6-30:
- a CDS encoding sigma-70 family RNA polymerase sigma factor, giving the protein MTPVRAFATERPARERAAVDRPARNRLQNGRVPVPVPGPSKQEVDALVTEHLPLAAFAVNTVASRISLPSHVSRDDLLSCAHVALVEVARRFDPAAGASFSTYALARLQGAVLDELRSGDWASRSVRAAARRTDAAADALTISLGRPPTREELAQSLGVARSDLDHLQVDVHRAVMVSIDAEAGPDGTSLDLPDTGESPERAVLRGERARHLHQAIRALPDRLDEVIERNFFGDESLTDIAEDLGVTLSRVSQMRARALTLLHAAMSELWEGQSVPADGGVRARNQQRSYLERVTGRRPVPAATPPLPHQRARWPVAGRGTTARLG; this is encoded by the coding sequence CCAGAACGGCCGGGTGCCCGTCCCGGTACCGGGGCCGTCCAAGCAGGAGGTCGACGCACTGGTGACCGAGCACCTGCCCCTGGCTGCGTTCGCCGTGAACACCGTCGCCTCACGGATCTCCCTGCCGAGCCACGTCAGCCGCGACGACCTGCTCTCCTGTGCCCACGTGGCGCTGGTGGAGGTGGCCCGGCGGTTCGACCCGGCCGCTGGGGCCTCCTTCTCCACCTATGCCCTCGCCCGCCTGCAGGGTGCGGTACTCGACGAGTTGCGGTCCGGTGACTGGGCCAGCCGCTCGGTGCGGGCCGCGGCCCGCCGGACCGACGCCGCCGCTGATGCGCTGACGATCAGCCTCGGCCGGCCACCCACGCGGGAGGAGCTCGCGCAGAGCCTCGGCGTCGCGCGCAGCGACCTCGACCACCTCCAGGTCGACGTGCACCGGGCCGTCATGGTGAGCATCGACGCCGAGGCCGGCCCTGACGGGACGTCGCTCGACCTCCCCGACACCGGCGAGTCGCCCGAGCGCGCCGTCCTGCGGGGAGAGCGCGCCCGTCACCTGCACCAGGCGATCCGGGCCCTGCCCGACCGGCTCGACGAGGTCATCGAGCGCAATTTCTTCGGTGATGAATCTCTGACCGACATCGCGGAAGACCTCGGGGTCACCCTCTCCCGGGTCTCCCAGATGCGCGCCCGCGCGCTGACCCTGTTGCACGCGGCGATGAGCGAGCTGTGGGAGGGACAGAGCGTTCCGGCCGACGGCGGGGTGCGTGCGCGCAACCAGCAACGCAGCTATCTCGAGCGGGTGACGGGCCGCAGGCCGGTGCCGGCGGCGACTCCCCCGCTCCCCCACCAGCGTGCACGCTGGCCGGTCGCCGGCCGCGGAACGACGGCACGGCTCGGCTGA